In Pontiella desulfatans, one DNA window encodes the following:
- a CDS encoding ABC transporter ATP-binding protein, translating into MNALEINGLSMHAGMFRVGELSLTIAEGEYFTLMGRTGSGKSLLLKAVCGLARIETGRIYICGDDVTALEPRFRGIGYVPQDGGLFPHLNVRCNIAFPLTVRGTPLNRVAAEMAEAVETLGLTPLLDRAIRGLSGGERQKVALARALACRPRLLILDEPVCALDEPARYEICAELCRVQKKFNVATLHVCHSRAEAEQVSDRVGVMHEGQLIESGVLSKLLSESGHEAVQRLFKTNGKRLNHEI; encoded by the coding sequence ATGAACGCGCTTGAAATCAACGGACTTTCGATGCATGCGGGTATGTTCCGCGTCGGCGAACTTTCGTTGACCATCGCCGAAGGAGAATATTTCACCCTGATGGGTCGCACCGGCTCCGGAAAAAGCCTGCTGCTCAAAGCGGTTTGCGGATTGGCGCGAATCGAAACGGGACGTATATACATTTGCGGAGATGATGTCACCGCGCTCGAACCGCGATTTCGCGGGATCGGTTATGTTCCGCAAGACGGCGGACTTTTTCCGCATCTCAACGTACGCTGCAATATTGCTTTTCCACTGACCGTGCGCGGCACGCCGCTCAACCGGGTGGCGGCGGAGATGGCCGAAGCGGTTGAAACACTGGGGCTGACACCACTGCTCGACCGGGCAATCCGCGGACTCAGCGGCGGCGAACGGCAGAAAGTGGCGCTTGCCCGCGCACTGGCCTGCCGTCCGCGGTTGCTGATTCTTGACGAGCCGGTCTGCGCACTGGACGAACCTGCCCGCTACGAAATTTGCGCGGAACTCTGCCGTGTGCAGAAGAAGTTTAATGTCGCCACGCTGCATGTCTGCCACAGTCGGGCCGAAGCCGAGCAGGTTTCCGACCGTGTCGGAGTGATGCACGAAGGGCAGCTGATTGAATCCGGCGTTCTCAGTAAACTGCTCAGCGAAAGCGGCCACGAAGCCGTGCAACGATTATTTAAAACGAATGGAAAGAGGCTGAACCATGAAATATAA
- a CDS encoding substrate-binding domain-containing protein: MKYKVGILLLAALILAGCSPKEKTESPLLCHVGGTMRPVFEKLTKAYEAETGKKVEINSAGSGELLANIEMQAEGDLYVSHDPFLDIIMSKGLAVNGWTLGEIYPVIIVQKGNPKNIQTLNDLARDDVELALTDYKLSTLGRLLPTIFRTAGMSLNALTQQKNIVIHRSGSYVANLVAMKSADAALVWEAVAVLRRDKLDSIPITENLPVPYVDAVTSATGKSYKLTPVRVTICSLKCSKQLEAVDKFMRFVSSFRAKRILEEYGFGVSADLRKQEYKEGKRVNL, encoded by the coding sequence ATGAAATATAAAGTGGGAATACTGTTGCTCGCAGCCCTTATTCTGGCGGGCTGTTCACCGAAAGAAAAAACGGAATCGCCTCTGCTCTGCCATGTCGGTGGAACCATGCGCCCGGTTTTTGAAAAACTGACTAAGGCCTATGAAGCCGAAACCGGGAAGAAAGTGGAAATTAACTCTGCGGGCTCCGGTGAACTGCTGGCCAATATCGAGATGCAAGCCGAAGGCGATCTCTATGTCAGCCACGATCCGTTCCTCGACATCATCATGAGCAAAGGGCTGGCCGTAAACGGCTGGACCCTCGGCGAAATTTATCCCGTCATTATCGTTCAGAAGGGCAACCCGAAAAATATTCAGACACTAAACGACCTTGCCCGTGACGATGTGGAACTGGCTTTGACCGATTACAAGCTTTCCACCCTCGGCCGCCTGTTGCCCACTATCTTCAGGACCGCCGGGATGAGTTTGAACGCATTGACCCAACAGAAAAACATCGTCATTCATCGCAGTGGATCCTATGTTGCCAATCTGGTGGCTATGAAAAGTGCCGACGCCGCACTGGTTTGGGAGGCCGTGGCCGTTCTGCGCCGCGACAAGCTCGACAGTATTCCGATCACAGAAAATCTACCGGTTCCGTATGTCGATGCGGTTACCAGTGCCACCGGAAAATCCTACAAGCTCACGCCCGTCCGGGTGACTATCTGCTCGCTGAAATGCTCCAAACAACTTGAAGCGGTGGACAAATTCATGCGATTTGTCAGTTCTTTCCGGGCTAAAAGAATTCTTGAAGAATATGGCTTTGGTGTTTCTGCAGACTTACGCAAACAGGAATATAAAGAGGGAAAAAGGGTCAATTTGTAA
- a CDS encoding FtsX-like permease family protein, with translation MNLFKLTVCELLHRRGNFLLGVLSVLLATAVLSGSLLLLGAYDRRAGEILAARQAELETKIQRLQVDTVSAMGHLGFNIIILPAGQNLADWYGDDYASRTMPESYVQTLEKSGLVTIEKLTPILRQKIRWPETLWTVILAGAGGSEAVPAGQVDIGIEISRGLSLKSGDTLQLMSQRFTIRNVMPQEAAADDVTLTLPLTAAQEILGKPGQISEIRALQCRAAWRDITRIREEVGGILPGTQVVEKGSEVLAKVAAIRLVEEKGAAQIANEQMMREQMRHSVQRTLGILVPVILLTCIAWIYLLTSDNTALRMTEIGTLCSLGFSSGNVAAVFLMRAALLGLLGGVAGLLISTIVAHGMSVKLFALLLPCALLIALAGSFRPVWRAVHRDPADILRGDP, from the coding sequence ATGAATCTTTTTAAACTGACTGTCTGTGAGCTGCTGCACCGCCGGGGGAACTTTCTGCTGGGCGTGCTTTCCGTGCTATTGGCCACTGCCGTGCTGAGCGGTTCGTTGCTTCTGCTCGGAGCGTACGACCGGCGTGCCGGCGAAATACTCGCCGCCAGACAGGCGGAACTAGAAACAAAGATTCAGCGGCTTCAGGTTGATACCGTCAGCGCGATGGGGCACCTCGGGTTCAATATCATCATTCTGCCTGCCGGGCAGAATCTTGCCGACTGGTACGGTGATGATTACGCCTCGCGCACCATGCCCGAATCCTATGTCCAGACATTGGAAAAAAGCGGATTGGTCACTATCGAGAAACTGACCCCGATTTTGCGCCAGAAAATCCGCTGGCCCGAAACACTATGGACCGTCATTCTCGCCGGAGCCGGCGGAAGTGAGGCTGTTCCTGCCGGGCAGGTTGACATCGGCATCGAAATCTCCCGCGGACTTTCATTGAAAAGTGGTGATACACTTCAGCTGATGAGCCAGAGGTTTACCATCCGCAACGTCATGCCTCAGGAAGCTGCTGCAGACGATGTAACATTAACATTGCCGCTGACTGCCGCGCAGGAAATTCTTGGTAAACCGGGGCAGATTAGTGAAATTCGAGCCCTGCAATGCCGGGCCGCATGGCGCGATATTACACGAATCCGCGAAGAGGTCGGGGGGATTCTTCCCGGCACGCAGGTTGTTGAAAAAGGCTCCGAAGTGCTCGCGAAAGTTGCTGCGATCCGGCTGGTCGAAGAGAAGGGCGCTGCGCAAATCGCGAATGAACAGATGATGCGGGAACAGATGCGCCATTCGGTTCAGCGCACACTCGGTATTCTGGTCCCAGTCATTCTTCTGACCTGCATCGCGTGGATTTATCTGCTGACGTCCGACAACACCGCGCTCCGGATGACGGAAATCGGCACGCTGTGTTCGCTCGGATTTTCGTCCGGCAATGTTGCTGCGGTCTTTTTGATGCGTGCGGCACTGCTCGGACTGCTGGGCGGGGTGGCCGGTTTGTTGATCAGCACCATTGTGGCGCACGGGATGTCAGTTAAACTTTTTGCTTTGCTGCTTCCGTGTGCGCTCCTGATTGCACTTGCCGGAAGCTTCCGACCCGTCTGGCGCGCCGTCCACCGTGATCCTGCTGATATTCTGAGAGGTGACCCGTGA
- a CDS encoding ABC transporter permease, producing the protein MKLFTLIRRELFYRPRRTLAALLAVAIAAAALTAAFTLLRLHDRAARNLLAEREKQTAETGAVLRDEMRKATLKLGFNLLILPEQVDLKQWHIDQESRFTLPESYGEKLVKSGIVSVRHILPMLQKRIVWPETGRTIVLIGTRGEATALFKNPRASLIQPVPEGSIVLGYELHHSLGISSNRTVKLMGREFKTYRLHKERGSKDDITAWIHLKDAQELLGMQGKISSLLALECLCIGANMLDQVRSEVVSILPGTQVVEMGAKVIARAEARIRAGEETARQLDAETEKQRQLQLQRQRFAALLSPLMLLLCGGWISLLTFSDVRDRRIEIGMLRTIGFRTHSILFLFLGKSLMVGTAGGAIGYVAAALLCDARTTGMAGFPTDDAASVWSLSSLLISMVGAVVLMMVAGWIPALIAAQTDPADVLREE; encoded by the coding sequence GTGAAACTTTTCACACTGATCCGCCGTGAGCTTTTTTACCGTCCGCGCCGCACGCTCGCCGCGCTGTTGGCTGTTGCCATTGCCGCCGCTGCGCTGACTGCCGCGTTCACTCTGTTGCGTCTGCATGATCGCGCGGCCCGTAATCTGCTGGCAGAACGGGAGAAGCAGACCGCCGAAACCGGGGCCGTTCTGCGTGATGAAATGCGCAAGGCCACACTGAAGCTGGGTTTTAATCTGCTCATTCTGCCGGAACAGGTTGATCTAAAGCAGTGGCACATTGACCAGGAGAGCCGCTTCACATTGCCAGAATCGTACGGCGAAAAGCTGGTTAAATCCGGCATAGTCAGCGTTCGGCACATTCTGCCGATGCTGCAGAAGAGGATTGTCTGGCCCGAAACCGGACGCACGATTGTGCTGATCGGCACGCGTGGTGAAGCAACCGCCCTTTTCAAAAATCCGCGTGCGTCGCTGATTCAACCGGTGCCGGAGGGAAGCATTGTCCTCGGTTATGAACTGCACCATTCTCTCGGCATTTCCAGTAACCGGACTGTTAAACTGATGGGGCGTGAATTTAAGACTTACCGCCTGCACAAAGAGCGCGGAAGCAAAGATGACATCACGGCCTGGATTCACCTGAAAGACGCGCAGGAACTGCTTGGGATGCAGGGCAAAATCTCCTCCCTGCTGGCGCTTGAATGTCTTTGTATCGGTGCGAATATGCTGGATCAGGTTCGCAGTGAAGTCGTCAGTATTCTGCCCGGCACGCAGGTTGTTGAGATGGGCGCCAAGGTAATTGCCCGCGCTGAAGCACGTATTCGCGCCGGAGAAGAAACTGCCCGGCAGCTTGATGCGGAAACAGAGAAACAGCGCCAGCTTCAGCTTCAGCGCCAGCGCTTCGCCGCACTTCTTAGTCCGCTTATGCTTCTGCTGTGCGGCGGCTGGATCAGCCTGCTCACCTTCAGCGACGTACGCGACCGGCGCATTGAAATCGGCATGCTTCGCACTATCGGTTTCCGCACACATTCAATTTTATTTTTGTTTCTCGGTAAGAGCCTGATGGTCGGCACCGCAGGCGGAGCGATTGGTTATGTTGCTGCGGCGCTACTGTGCGACGCGAGGACCACCGGTATGGCCGGTTTTCCAACGGATGATGCAGCCTCTGTCTGGAGTTTATCCAGTTTACTGATTTCAATGGTCGGCGCGGTTGTGCTGATGATGGTTGCCGGCTGGATTCCCGCGCTTATTGCCGCGCAGACCGATCCTGCCGATGTTTTAAGAGAGGAGTGA
- a CDS encoding ABC transporter ATP-binding protein, translating to MLKFENVTKVFNGPQGEVVALNDVSFAVESGEMVVVRGPSGCGKSTLLLTAGTLLRPTQGAVSIGGTDPYASTPSLRSALRASTIGFVFQQFHLVPYLSVLENVMLPSVVQFADDAALRAQDLLARFGLEHRAHHVPAQLSVGERQRTAMARALFSRPKLLLADEPTGNLDSENGGIVLKALNAFAAEGGSVLLVTHDSAKGIGSARTLQMINGGLVSQNGGQL from the coding sequence ATGCTGAAATTTGAGAATGTCACCAAGGTGTTCAATGGACCGCAGGGTGAGGTGGTTGCGCTGAATGATGTGTCGTTCGCCGTTGAGTCCGGAGAGATGGTTGTTGTTCGGGGGCCGAGCGGGTGCGGCAAGAGCACGCTGCTGCTAACCGCCGGAACGCTTTTACGTCCGACGCAGGGCGCCGTATCTATCGGCGGAACAGACCCGTACGCATCCACCCCGTCCCTTCGCAGTGCGCTGCGCGCGTCAACCATCGGGTTTGTTTTTCAGCAATTTCACCTCGTACCTTATCTGAGCGTGCTTGAAAATGTCATGCTTCCATCGGTCGTTCAATTTGCCGATGATGCCGCCCTGCGAGCTCAGGATCTACTGGCTCGTTTTGGATTGGAGCATCGCGCTCACCATGTTCCGGCCCAGCTCAGCGTCGGAGAGCGCCAGCGCACCGCGATGGCCCGTGCGTTGTTCAGCCGCCCTAAACTTTTGCTGGCTGATGAGCCGACCGGCAATCTCGATTCCGAAAACGGCGGGATTGTTTTAAAGGCCCTCAACGCCTTTGCTGCGGAGGGCGGGTCGGTGTTGTTGGTGACTCACGATAGCGCGAAGGGTATTGGCTCAGCCCGGACACTGCAAATGATCAACGGCGGCCTTGTATCGCAAAACGGCGGCCAGTTGTAA
- a CDS encoding outer membrane protein assembly factor BamB family protein: MNKRHFFNLCAPRTVVCPVRTSVVLFTVLFVFVPILLRAEELSRGIACLLECGDGKQAIELAADSGYLILAMDANPENVEKAKKTAMEAGILGRTLYVEQGTPDSIPFADNYVDLLVLDTVTAQDLTKSVSNEIMRVLAPLRGRAILKDKTITKPERPGSDWWSHKLHGPNNNPVSEDENFEFPPLLQFRAMPMYNSYNGSALTSDGKQILINDWTYHDLFRGSMCGRIFVQSVYNGQILWDGMIPENIEANMPVFVATKDALLMASGQGADVLRRDLTTGEELEPITLGDESRRIRWLAVDNGVLYALTGDPADVREPYKFLVQRTVYETQERDQTLFGTELEAWSLKDRRRIWSHNESWKIDFRTVAINDQKLYFYAEGRRLACLDAKTGKELWSNEGKTWIAQLVRPVHIKNNNIRGMSTLKVADGLIHLAVMEGSCGLFFHEENGRYITSFTTPVMKRLGYAGQQSLILNGECYNSGTYIDLKSGSLQRDNTISSSAGTAWCGITTYAPGTGVLGHSTLGYKTPCGVGAWVAGGVLLYSPSICTCDNHMPGSGAYVSGREIYEKIKNKPEHPLVKGPEGQGSPPSGSEIENGGWTAYRGGSRHQGSSAATVGRSVKTFWVSKPEHPFSYTTIYNSLVDQYDERPVPPVVVTNLVYTAGSDGIVTALNLSDGSIKWKQQINGSVLTSIAYEAGRLFVPGADGWVYALHADTGQLLWKRRVAPLERRIAVFDNLMSTWPVLSLAVDEGTVYATAGMSIICGSTTLALDTETGEIRWRRAIDPVLAGSHLPPDGDAVGLGGVTAVINDAVWVAGYGSIPLCLNKKDGTVVPLPSQTEQSRSGGNYFNFRGIYHMQGQNIIAVNDRCVLGGGRPLFENHQLREGKWKRVEFKLYHADENGWLDLTKAPARMLNISRLSPACDPDLIAYAAPPPVSKNNQPQRESDRSTSGLNVWKVADFVEENRVMMQEDPGMAVIKWTSVHRPLNESKALWSRPDLDMNALALAGDALIVTHAGSAKMASPSELPEKLAQQKPLIQYSDWRLTAFERESGEEMWMVSLPSEPLYDGLAVAADGTIIVTLRDGSVLAVRKEL; encoded by the coding sequence ATGAATAAGAGACACTTTTTTAATCTGTGCGCTCCACGGACTGTTGTCTGTCCGGTTCGAACCAGTGTAGTGCTGTTTACGGTTTTGTTTGTGTTTGTTCCGATTCTTCTGCGTGCTGAAGAGTTGTCGCGAGGGATTGCCTGTCTTCTTGAGTGCGGCGACGGAAAACAGGCGATCGAACTGGCAGCGGACAGCGGCTACCTGATCCTTGCAATGGATGCGAACCCTGAAAATGTTGAAAAGGCAAAAAAGACAGCCATGGAAGCGGGAATACTGGGCAGAACGCTCTATGTTGAGCAGGGAACACCCGACTCTATTCCTTTTGCAGACAATTATGTGGATTTACTTGTTCTCGACACGGTTACGGCACAGGATTTAACGAAAAGCGTTTCGAACGAAATCATGAGAGTACTTGCTCCTCTTCGGGGGCGTGCGATCCTTAAAGATAAGACGATCACCAAACCGGAACGTCCCGGTTCAGACTGGTGGTCCCATAAACTTCACGGCCCGAATAACAATCCGGTGTCAGAAGATGAAAATTTTGAATTTCCCCCGCTTTTGCAGTTCCGGGCGATGCCGATGTATAACAGCTATAACGGTAGCGCGCTCACGTCGGACGGCAAACAGATCCTCATCAATGACTGGACGTATCACGATTTGTTCCGTGGCAGTATGTGCGGCCGTATTTTTGTGCAGAGTGTTTACAACGGGCAGATTCTTTGGGACGGGATGATCCCGGAAAATATTGAAGCCAACATGCCTGTTTTCGTTGCAACAAAGGACGCACTGCTGATGGCTTCCGGGCAGGGTGCGGATGTTCTGCGACGCGATTTGACAACCGGTGAAGAACTTGAGCCGATTACTTTGGGTGACGAAAGCCGCCGGATCCGATGGCTTGCCGTGGATAACGGGGTTCTGTACGCATTGACCGGTGACCCCGCTGACGTCAGAGAGCCCTATAAGTTTTTGGTGCAGAGAACAGTTTATGAGACGCAGGAGCGCGATCAGACGCTGTTTGGCACGGAGCTTGAAGCCTGGAGCCTGAAAGACCGGCGCAGGATCTGGTCACATAACGAGTCCTGGAAAATCGATTTTCGAACCGTAGCGATCAATGATCAAAAACTCTATTTCTATGCTGAAGGCCGCCGTCTGGCCTGTCTCGATGCAAAAACCGGCAAGGAACTATGGAGCAATGAGGGCAAAACCTGGATTGCTCAACTTGTCCGGCCCGTTCACATAAAGAACAACAATATTCGCGGGATGAGCACGCTTAAAGTCGCTGATGGTTTAATTCATCTGGCTGTGATGGAGGGTTCCTGTGGATTGTTTTTCCATGAAGAAAACGGCCGTTATATTACATCTTTCACAACGCCTGTAATGAAGCGTCTGGGGTATGCCGGTCAGCAATCATTAATTCTGAATGGAGAATGCTATAACTCCGGCACCTACATCGATCTGAAATCGGGAAGTCTTCAGCGCGACAATACGATTTCTTCATCGGCCGGGACCGCCTGGTGCGGAATCACCACCTATGCGCCGGGAACAGGGGTTCTCGGGCATTCCACGCTCGGCTATAAGACGCCTTGCGGGGTCGGGGCCTGGGTCGCGGGAGGTGTTTTGCTTTATTCTCCCTCCATTTGCACCTGCGATAACCACATGCCGGGTTCCGGCGCTTACGTCTCCGGCCGTGAAATCTATGAGAAGATCAAAAACAAACCGGAACATCCGCTGGTGAAAGGTCCGGAGGGTCAAGGTTCTCCGCCGTCCGGTTCGGAGATAGAAAACGGGGGCTGGACAGCTTACCGCGGCGGCAGCCGTCATCAGGGTTCCAGTGCGGCAACGGTCGGACGGTCTGTTAAGACCTTCTGGGTTTCGAAGCCCGAACATCCGTTTTCTTATACCACAATTTATAATTCACTTGTGGATCAATACGATGAACGTCCGGTGCCTCCGGTTGTCGTTACAAATCTCGTCTACACTGCGGGGAGCGACGGGATTGTCACGGCGCTCAACCTATCGGACGGGTCTATCAAATGGAAACAGCAGATAAATGGATCGGTTCTTACATCGATAGCTTATGAAGCCGGAAGACTGTTTGTCCCCGGGGCCGATGGATGGGTCTATGCGCTTCATGCCGACACCGGGCAGTTGCTCTGGAAACGCCGGGTCGCTCCGCTGGAACGCCGGATCGCTGTTTTTGACAATCTGATGAGTACCTGGCCGGTATTATCCCTTGCTGTGGATGAGGGAACGGTTTATGCAACCGCCGGGATGTCGATTATCTGCGGAAGCACGACGCTGGCTCTGGATACTGAAACCGGAGAAATCCGCTGGCGCCGCGCAATCGACCCGGTACTGGCAGGATCCCATCTGCCGCCGGACGGGGATGCGGTCGGGCTGGGAGGCGTGACCGCTGTCATCAACGACGCGGTCTGGGTGGCAGGTTACGGATCGATTCCGCTCTGTCTGAACAAAAAGGACGGAACCGTCGTGCCCCTTCCGTCGCAGACCGAACAATCCCGGAGTGGCGGGAACTATTTTAATTTCCGTGGCATCTATCATATGCAGGGGCAGAATATTATTGCCGTCAACGACCGCTGTGTTTTGGGAGGGGGCCGGCCCCTGTTTGAGAATCATCAGCTACGGGAGGGGAAATGGAAGAGAGTCGAATTCAAGTTATACCATGCCGATGAAAACGGATGGCTGGACCTTACAAAAGCTCCGGCACGCATGTTGAATATTTCCCGCCTGAGTCCGGCGTGTGATCCGGATCTGATTGCCTATGCCGCGCCGCCTCCAGTATCAAAAAATAATCAGCCGCAAAGAGAATCTGACCGAAGCACGAGTGGGCTCAATGTCTGGAAAGTCGCAGACTTTGTCGAAGAAAACCGCGTGATGATGCAGGAAGACCCGGGAATGGCAGTCATAAAGTGGACAAGTGTGCACCGCCCTCTGAATGAATCGAAAGCGTTATGGTCAAGACCGGATCTGGATATGAACGCACTGGCTCTCGCCGGCGATGCGCTGATCGTCACCCATGCCGGCTCAGCAAAGATGGCATCTCCAAGCGAACTTCCGGAAAAACTGGCACAGCAGAAACCCCTGATTCAGTATAGTGACTGGCGTCTTACAGCATTTGAACGCGAAAGCGGGGAGGAGATGTGGATGGTATCGCTTCCTTCCGAACCGCTTTATGATGGATTGGCTGTCGCAGCGGACGGCACAATCATCGTCACTCTCCGGGACGGATCCGTCCTTGCCGTGCGGAAGGAACTTTAG
- a CDS encoding enolase C-terminal domain-like protein, with product MTFISRRNFLRAISITSAYTLTGERLFAATRGGSGKGTVIERIECFYIKKTGGSSKKISGLRIVARDGADGFYIDPAGGRLGQCFESQYTQPLREVLAGQDSADITALWLKMHESGIHHRLHAAADVALWDLHGRREGKNVSSLIGEKKRDKVKRYESTACNLTVDEYVEQAEKVKARGLQGFKLHPYIPKLQNMSSSGKIANPIEKRPWKTGDPIGFPEQDLDVIHEVHNVLGADVVQMLDNYHTYTLEQSIRVGRVLDSLNYGWMESPMPEGDDRINDYKTLRDTVKTQICAPEINHGDHFSRLRWLKGGAIDINRTDVNFGGFTSCLLILRACEEAGIPLDLHAVTNRHYQHALYPVSDARTMPWIEFMCWIPPVAEDFSCVVEGAWVEKSTPWFKSTIGYPTDSDGYVHFNYNRPGLGNEVNGEWVLQNRELLDI from the coding sequence ATGACGTTCATCAGCCGGCGTAATTTTTTGAGAGCGATATCGATAACCTCGGCATACACCTTAACGGGGGAACGCTTATTTGCCGCAACACGCGGGGGGTCCGGGAAAGGAACCGTTATCGAGCGCATAGAGTGCTTTTACATAAAAAAGACAGGTGGCAGTTCAAAAAAAATATCCGGCCTCCGAATTGTTGCCCGCGACGGGGCAGACGGGTTCTACATTGATCCCGCCGGCGGTCGGCTCGGGCAATGCTTTGAGTCTCAATATACCCAACCTTTAAGGGAGGTTCTGGCCGGGCAGGATTCCGCGGATATCACGGCCCTGTGGTTAAAAATGCATGAATCCGGAATCCATCACCGATTGCATGCCGCAGCGGATGTCGCGCTCTGGGATCTGCACGGCCGCCGGGAAGGAAAAAATGTAAGTTCCCTCATTGGTGAAAAAAAACGCGACAAAGTCAAACGCTATGAATCGACAGCCTGCAATCTGACAGTCGATGAATATGTTGAGCAAGCCGAGAAAGTTAAGGCACGCGGATTGCAGGGCTTTAAACTCCATCCGTATATCCCGAAACTGCAGAACATGTCCTCCAGTGGAAAAATAGCCAATCCCATAGAGAAACGCCCTTGGAAAACGGGCGATCCGATCGGGTTTCCGGAGCAGGATCTTGATGTCATCCACGAAGTACACAACGTTCTCGGTGCCGATGTCGTGCAAATGCTGGACAACTACCATACGTACACTCTTGAACAGTCGATTCGTGTCGGCAGAGTGCTGGACAGTCTAAACTACGGCTGGATGGAGTCGCCGATGCCGGAGGGTGATGACCGCATCAACGATTACAAAACGCTGCGAGACACGGTCAAAACGCAAATATGTGCTCCGGAAATCAACCATGGCGATCACTTCAGCCGGCTTCGCTGGTTAAAGGGAGGCGCTATCGATATAAACCGAACGGATGTGAATTTTGGCGGGTTCACCTCGTGCCTGCTGATTCTGCGCGCCTGCGAAGAGGCCGGCATCCCGCTGGATCTGCATGCCGTGACGAACAGGCACTATCAACACGCCCTCTATCCGGTCAGCGATGCGCGCACGATGCCGTGGATTGAGTTCATGTGCTGGATTCCGCCGGTCGCCGAAGATTTCTCCTGCGTCGTTGAAGGAGCCTGGGTGGAAAAAAGCACTCCCTGGTTCAAAAGCACAATCGGTTACCCGACGGACAGCGATGGATATGTCCACTTCAATTACAACCGGCCGGGACTGGGGAACGAAGTCAATGGAGAGTGGGTCTTGCAGAACCGGGAGCTGCTGGATATCTAA